CCATTAAACCCTTgaagagaaaaaacaaaaaatgaaccATGATTAgcatatactaaaataaaatagaagttaccCTAAAAGTAAAATACCTAACAAATATGCATATATGCGTAACGCATTGCATTGCAAGCCTAAACTTGAGTTATGAACCCttgtaatattttaaaaaataaaatttatacaaTATTTATACTATAAGGTGAGGGATTTGAGCTAAATTACACGATGAGCCTGTCATAATAAATGAATATAGAACTCACCATTTATGATatttaaacttaaaatttctcacttacaattacaaaaaaaatacatCTAAATCGTAAAACTAAACTGAATGAGACGAATCAGCAAACTTGTGGTTCTAAAAGATATGCTGGCAACTTGGcataaaagttgagaaaaagaatCATGAGAAATATATAGTTGGGGTATCAAGCATCAAACATTTTCCTAGAATACAACCAAAACCAAATTCCGCTTTCCTCCAATTGAATCGTGAAATGGATTGAATGGATTGGAGGGCATTCAATGATGGCCCTTTGGTTTGGTTTAGTTTAGGCCTCAAACACCATTAACCACATAGAAACAAAATAGACTTTTGAGACGAAGAATATAGAAATAGACTTTTTTTTGGGATTTGGACTTTTGAGACGAACAAAATAGacttatttatttatgggaTTTGGATCCAATCTAAGATCTTAAGAATTTTCACAtcttatccgttcatcgtacacaAGATTCTAAACTATGCTAGATGCTAGTCGGCGGCAGGCTGGAGCCTAGCActtaggcggctaggcgggtaCCTAGGCAGagtaggcggatttaagtaaatatattgtatttcgtgtaaataagtgtgtttatatttaaaatatatataatttcatcataaattataaaatataatgacatatatactatgaagtattagaacataatgaaaacatggggagcaaacatataatgtgcgtttatttaagtgttcaataaatctcttacaatttattggaaataataaaatgcaaaaggaaagttatctattttctatctaagtgagttgcaatcTAGACGGGTGTCTAGGTGGTTTAGGCGGGTGTTTCAGTAGGTCTAGGcgttatttcttaattttcaaacgcttaGGTATTAATCGGGATTGTGGTCAGCTGCCTAGagcctaggcggggatttttagaatagtgatCGTATATCGTGTGGCCAGTTTTTGTTAGATACTGTTTGTGCttagttttaaataaaaaattcataataatttctggccacacaatgtacgatgaatgagTAGGATGTGAGAATCCTTAGAATTTTCACAAAGATGATCctgatgggatccaaatccctttCTTTGGGGACCAACTAGTACGAGCAAAAGAGAAAGACCCACATATTTGTGGAATACTACTCCCTTTTGCCTTGTGAATTATTCAACAAATTTGTGGACCAAAATGTGTTTTAGGGGACAATTAAGACTCATCTGGGGCaatcaatggaggacaatttAACTCCTTAAACCCTCCTGTTCATGGTCCTCCAAATTGGTTTCAGAAATCTGTGTAAACTGCATATAATTTGATTCttggtatttttttatttttttggagaaGATTCTTGGTTATTTAGAGTGCATAATTAGGCACATAACAACTAATGTCCaacaaatattataaaaatCTATTTCCATTACAAGAGAGAGTTGGTTTCTTCTGAATGAGGAAGAAGCAACTGCATTACATACATATTGGGATCTTCTGGAaacagaagagaaagaaaaaaaagatcaaattaACACAGAGACTGACTACTCACACAAGCTGCAAACATTAGGTTAATAAAGGAAACAGAGGGGGAGTGGTATTGGGATTGGATtacattggattggattggattattCAACTTCTTAATTTACTTCTTTTCACTTGTATTCCAAGATCATGTTGTTCTCTGGAGCCAGACCAACACAAGCCCTCAGTATGTTCTCCAGCATTGCCCTCTGCTTTGACAGTGCATTCACCACGGGTGTACCTGGCGGAACCTGTTCTCCCAACACCATCACAAATTAGTTTTTCACCACAGTTACACATGTATAACAGATTATACCAATGACAGCCCAAAAATCATTCATCTCAGAAAGTCCGGAAGAAAATAACTAATATTTGACTTACAAGAGGAGCCTTGCTGAGGTAACTGAGAATTGTAGCCACAGGGTGGAAAGAGTGGAACTTGGTCTGCAAACACACCGATATAACGATATTAACTAATGTCACTTTTACGTTTCACATCACACTGTGTTGTAATGCTATCAGTTACTGTCACAGGGTAGTTAATTAAGCATACCTCTGCTTCAGATTTGAGCTGGATACGGGTGCTGAGTTCAGCGAGGAGAACTAAATCGAGGATGATAGGAGCAGCCAAGAGGGAATCCTCACAGGTGTTGTGCAACACAATGGTGCTTTTCCCACCCATGAAAATCTCAGAGGTGTACTCATCCAGGGCTCTCTTGCTGTCCCCAACATATGGCACATACTTGATCACCACAACATGGTCAGGGTGCTCGCCTGGCCCGTAGAGGATGCCATTGCTGGACACCATGTCATCCACAACATTGCTCTTTGAAATCTCTTTTGACCGGAAGGTTTGCGGTGCGGAAAGGTTCATGCCGTCATTGTTCCCAAGATGGTTGTAGCTCACTATGGATGTTGGCTTGATTCCAGCCCCAACAAGGAAATCAACCAACACAGACTTCATCTTGGTCTGACCACTCTTAAAGTCATCTCCACCGATCAAACTGTTTCTCCTAATTGCCAAATCAATGAGTCCTGCCAATTTTCCAATATTCACATTCAAATTTCCACTACAAACTCTTCACTAGTAAAATGTTTTCAAAATATTGAAAAGacgaaaaggaaaaacaagaaaaagaaaagggttaTTATTAATTTGGTTAGCTAAGTAACAGGGTAGGGTACCTGGGACAAAAGTGTTTTGTGGGCTTCCATTGATGAAAGGAACATTTTCAAGAACACAAGCTATGGCATACAATGTGGAAGGAGATATCTCAGCGTCATTCTTGTCCACCGAACCCAACAGGTTCTCAACGGTGTCGTTTAGCCCCACAATCACATTACTATACCTTTCAGTGTTGGCAGTCCACAGCA
Above is a window of Malus sylvestris chromosome 15, drMalSylv7.2, whole genome shotgun sequence DNA encoding:
- the LOC126604958 gene encoding inositol-3-phosphate synthase-like; translation: MFIDSFKVESPNVVYTENEIHSVYSYETTELVHENRNGKYQWIVKPKSIKYEFKTDIHVPKLGVMLVGWGGNNGSTLTAGVIANREGISWATKDKVQQANYFGSLTQASSIRVGSFNGEEIYAPFKSLLPMVKPDDIVFGGWDISDLNLADAMARAKVLDIDLQKQLRPYMESMLPLPGIYDPDFIAANQGARANNVIKGTKKEQLQQVIKDIREFKEKSKVDKVVVLWTANTERYSNVIVGLNDTVENLLGSVDKNDAEISPSTLYAIACVLENVPFINGSPQNTFVPGLIDLAIRRNSLIGGDDFKSGQTKMKSVLVDFLVGAGIKPTSIVSYNHLGNNDGMNLSAPQTFRSKEISKSNVVDDMVSSNGILYGPGEHPDHVVVIKYVPYVGDSKRALDEYTSEIFMGGKSTIVLHNTCEDSLLAAPIILDLVLLAELSTRIQLKSEAETKFHSFHPVATILSYLSKAPLVPPGTPVVNALSKQRAMLENILRACVGLAPENNMILEYK